The following coding sequences lie in one candidate division WOR-3 bacterium genomic window:
- a CDS encoding 2-oxoacid:acceptor oxidoreductase family protein, with amino-acid sequence MQVETVFAGFGGQGVMLAGKLLAEVGMELGREVVWLPSYGPEMRGGTANCTVIIGDEPIASPIVVHPRDAVVLNRPSLDKFGPMLRPGGFLIVNRSLIPVDPGRTDLVVVKVPANQIAIEAGTGKATNMVMLGAYVGATGLVPFEEVVNQARREFESKPKLIPVNVRCLEEGYRLGRAAARGG; translated from the coding sequence ATGCAGGTTGAAACCGTATTTGCCGGATTTGGCGGGCAGGGAGTGATGCTGGCCGGCAAGTTACTGGCCGAGGTTGGGATGGAGCTGGGCCGGGAAGTAGTGTGGCTGCCTTCCTATGGGCCGGAAATGAGAGGCGGAACTGCTAACTGCACCGTCATCATTGGCGACGAGCCGATCGCTTCGCCGATTGTAGTCCATCCCCGTGATGCGGTGGTGCTCAATCGGCCGTCCCTCGACAAGTTTGGGCCGATGCTGCGGCCGGGTGGTTTCCTCATCGTCAATAGGTCCCTTATACCAGTGGACCCAGGCCGGACCGACCTTGTGGTGGTCAAAGTGCCCGCAAACCAGATTGCGATTGAGGCTGGCACCGGCAAGGCAACGAACATGGTGATGCTCGGTGCCTACGTCGGTGCCACTGGTCTTGTGCCATTCGAGGAAGTCGTGAATCAGGCTCGGCGCGAGTTTGAGAGCAAGCCAAAGCTGATCCCGGTCAATGTCAGATGTCTTGAAGAGGGGTATCGGCTAGGTCGGGCGGCCGCAAGAGGCGGCTGA